The proteins below are encoded in one region of Chryseobacterium wanjuense:
- the mnmA gene encoding tRNA 2-thiouridine(34) synthase MnmA, translating to MKVVVGLSGGVDSSVTAYLLQQQGHEVVALFMRNWNDASVTLEDECPWIEDSNDALMVAQKLGIPFQVIDMSELYKERIVDYMFDEYQKGRTPNPDVLCNREVKFDVFMKTAMSLGADKVATGHYAQVTSTFDENGKEIFHLLAGKDNNKDQSYFLCQLSQDQLSKALFPIGELTKPEVREIAKEIGLVTADKKDSQGLCFIGKVSLPQFLQQQLVPKEGEIVEIFRDSPIFAEETPVFSSKQEELEFLSKKINYKKSGGKVIGKHQGAQFFTIGQSKGLGIGGHKESCFIISRDMENNILFVGEGHSFPGLYKKALKIDNSEVHWVREDLALKNGETMEVMARIRYRQPLQKATLHQFEDGFYIEFEDAQSAIAEGQFASWYIGDELLGSGVIA from the coding sequence ATGAAAGTAGTAGTAGGCCTTTCCGGAGGCGTAGACTCAAGTGTAACAGCATATTTGCTGCAGCAGCAAGGTCATGAAGTGGTGGCTTTGTTTATGAGAAACTGGAATGATGCTTCCGTGACGTTGGAAGATGAATGTCCGTGGATTGAGGATAGTAATGATGCCCTGATGGTTGCCCAAAAGCTGGGAATTCCGTTTCAGGTGATCGATATGAGCGAGCTTTATAAAGAAAGAATCGTGGATTATATGTTCGATGAATATCAGAAAGGAAGAACCCCGAATCCGGATGTTTTGTGTAACCGGGAAGTAAAATTCGATGTTTTCATGAAAACGGCAATGTCATTGGGTGCTGATAAAGTAGCTACAGGACATTATGCGCAGGTAACTTCCACTTTTGATGAAAACGGAAAGGAAATTTTTCATCTTCTGGCAGGAAAGGATAATAATAAAGATCAGTCTTATTTTTTATGTCAATTAAGTCAGGATCAATTGTCTAAAGCTTTGTTTCCCATTGGAGAATTAACAAAACCCGAAGTAAGGGAAATCGCGAAAGAAATCGGATTGGTAACCGCTGATAAAAAAGATTCTCAGGGATTATGCTTTATCGGAAAAGTGAGCCTTCCGCAGTTTTTGCAGCAGCAATTGGTTCCCAAAGAAGGAGAAATTGTAGAAATTTTCAGAGATTCTCCTATTTTCGCAGAAGAAACTCCAGTATTTTCTTCAAAACAGGAAGAACTTGAATTTTTAAGCAAAAAAATCAATTATAAAAAATCCGGCGGAAAAGTAATTGGAAAACATCAGGGAGCCCAATTTTTCACGATCGGACAAAGCAAGGGTCTAGGAATCGGCGGACACAAAGAAAGTTGTTTTATCATCTCCAGAGACATGGAAAACAATATTCTTTTTGTGGGTGAAGGTCACAGCTTCCCCGGATTGTACAAAAAAGCATTGAAAATTGACAATTCTGAAGTTCATTGGGTGCGTGAAGATTTAGCCTTAAAAAATGGAGAAACGATGGAAGTAATGGCAAGGATACGATACAGACAACCGTTGCAGAAAGCGACATTACATCAGTTTGAAGATGGCTTTTATATCGAATTTGAAGACGCCCAATCTGCCATCGCGGAAGGACAGTTTGCGTCTTGGTATATTGGTGATGAGCTTTTAGGAAGCGGAGTTATTGCGTAA
- a CDS encoding DUF4249 domain-containing protein, which translates to MMINKKYFIISAFMLLLLSCGDRDADIPLDNMSGRIVIEGNISDQNGQSFVAVSRTVKISSGDDEYSPVANAIVTVSDSQGHVDTLKYENGVYKPVNLVSNYGEIYTLSVTVDGVTYKATSKMPEYVNLDDVKQSKIFDGFNNVSGLIPIFTDPAAKGNYYLFKSKLKDDDNNDTSYTVMSDEIGNGEVNGKPISIDVQYGVNQYVTVELQCIDASVYNYFKAFPQAVLHNSGATITPTNPPSNISNGALGYFSAHTSSSKTITIQE; encoded by the coding sequence ATGATGATAAACAAAAAATATTTTATTATCTCCGCTTTTATGCTTCTTTTATTAAGTTGCGGAGATAGAGATGCGGATATTCCTTTAGATAATATGAGTGGGAGAATAGTTATCGAAGGAAATATTTCTGATCAAAATGGGCAGTCTTTTGTTGCTGTATCGAGAACCGTTAAAATCTCATCGGGAGATGATGAATACTCACCCGTGGCGAATGCAATCGTGACAGTAAGTGATAGTCAAGGACATGTTGATACATTGAAATATGAAAACGGAGTCTATAAACCAGTCAATCTTGTGTCCAATTACGGAGAGATTTATACACTATCGGTTACTGTAGACGGAGTTACCTATAAGGCAACGAGTAAAATGCCGGAATATGTGAATTTGGATGATGTAAAACAGTCCAAAATTTTTGACGGATTTAATAATGTTTCAGGGCTTATTCCTATTTTTACTGATCCGGCAGCCAAAGGGAATTATTATCTTTTTAAAAGTAAACTGAAAGACGATGACAATAACGATACTAGTTATACTGTAATGTCAGACGAAATTGGGAATGGAGAAGTAAACGGTAAACCTATTTCTATTGATGTTCAGTATGGAGTAAATCAATATGTGACAGTAGAATTGCAATGTATTGATGCTTCAGTTTATAATTACTTTAAAGCTTTTCCGCAAGCCGTTTTGCATAATTCAGGAGCTACCATTACGCCTACTAATCCTCCGAGTAATATAAGCAATGGAGCTTTGGGGTATTTTTCTGCACATACTTCATCTAGTAAAACTATTACAATTCAGGAATAA